One window from the genome of Candidatus Chlorohelix allophototropha encodes:
- a CDS encoding MBL fold metallo-hydrolase, protein MAEITWLGHNCFRLRSREATIVADPYSKRLGYDFGRPRADIVTISRHGDSYGFIEAVKGEPKVILGPGEYEINEVFITGIGSYADMEKGKLRGKNTIYVFELEGMSICHLGTLGHPLTAEHLELMSRIDILMVPVGNQGTITVNQASEIISEIEPHIVIPMHYRVEGLDAELDDISKFSKEMGIQDISPQEKLTVKPSDLPEGTKVIVLDHRNSYK, encoded by the coding sequence ATGGCAGAAATAACCTGGCTCGGTCACAATTGCTTTCGTCTTCGCAGCCGTGAAGCTACAATTGTTGCAGACCCGTATAGTAAACGGCTTGGATATGATTTTGGAAGACCACGTGCAGATATTGTTACTATAAGCCGTCACGGGGATTCCTACGGTTTTATTGAAGCGGTTAAGGGCGAACCTAAAGTTATTCTAGGTCCGGGTGAATATGAAATAAACGAAGTATTCATCACCGGAATTGGCTCTTACGCCGATATGGAAAAAGGCAAGTTGCGCGGCAAAAATACTATTTATGTCTTCGAACTAGAAGGCATGTCGATTTGTCACCTCGGCACGCTTGGACATCCGCTAACAGCGGAACACCTTGAGTTGATGAGTCGGATTGATATACTAATGGTGCCGGTCGGCAATCAAGGAACTATCACTGTAAATCAAGCTTCTGAAATAATCAGTGAAATTGAGCCACACATCGTAATCCCAATGCATTACCGGGTGGAAGGGCTAGACGCGGAACTGGACGACATCAGTAAGTTCAGTAAGGAAATGGGGATACAAGATATCTCACCACAGGAAAAATTAACTGTAAAGCCCTCGGATTTGCCGGAAGGCACGAAGGTCATAGTTCTAGACCATCGAAACAGTTACAAATGA
- a CDS encoding spermidine synthase: protein MAIEPKNAGTGSSESSGFGGALGMNGAEQVLVEESSGSALAKPPFLLTIVFVGGMSVMATEMCASRLLAPYFGTSLLIWANIIGFVIVYLAIGYYLGGRLADRFPRPEVLYQLTAFAGLAMGLIPFLTRPILDIAYDAFRNVNGGIFYGSLVGILLLFSAPVILLGCVTPFAVHLRARSVKNTGKAAGGISSLSTIGSILGTFIPVLIMIPLVGTRTTTYTFSLVLLAFSTVGLFLLRSRRVPIYAGFMAIILALAVLTIQGVTRPAVNGELVFEKESADNYIQVVKRPVGDGTYRFDLVLNEGRAVHSIYYQDPNRILTGGPWDYYMISPFFNKDIKEADIKRSMLIGLGAGTVSKQLTRAYGSNIQIEGIEVDPEIIEVGRKYFDMNEPNLKAIADDGRYYLITSKEKYDIIGMDAYKQPYIPFHLTTQEFFKQVRDHLTPTGVAVVNAGAPEYADGKRDYRLVEALASTMKTVYPNVYLVNVDGYFNTMVIGTNQPTSIDNFRENITKYVSNDLIKTVGTTALEKGNIREWNKADAFFTDDLAPVERVIDTIILDYALGGGK, encoded by the coding sequence ATGGCAATAGAACCAAAGAATGCTGGAACTGGGTCTTCCGAATCCAGCGGTTTTGGGGGCGCATTGGGGATGAACGGGGCTGAGCAAGTTCTAGTTGAAGAATCATCCGGCTCTGCCCTAGCAAAACCTCCTTTTTTGCTCACGATTGTATTTGTGGGCGGAATGTCGGTAATGGCAACTGAGATGTGCGCCAGTCGTTTACTTGCTCCCTATTTTGGCACTTCACTGCTTATCTGGGCAAATATCATTGGCTTTGTCATTGTTTATCTCGCCATTGGTTATTATCTGGGTGGGCGTTTAGCAGACCGCTTCCCGCGCCCAGAAGTGCTTTACCAGCTAACTGCTTTTGCGGGTCTAGCAATGGGTTTAATCCCTTTCCTGACGCGCCCCATTCTTGATATTGCTTACGACGCTTTCAGAAATGTAAACGGTGGGATTTTTTACGGTTCGCTAGTTGGTATCCTGTTGCTGTTTTCTGCTCCGGTGATACTGTTAGGCTGTGTTACCCCTTTTGCAGTTCATCTGCGCGCCCGAAGTGTGAAAAATACCGGTAAGGCTGCCGGTGGAATCTCTTCATTAAGCACTATTGGAAGTATTCTTGGCACGTTCATTCCGGTACTGATAATGATCCCGTTGGTGGGAACTCGCACTACCACGTATACCTTTTCGCTGGTATTGCTGGCTTTCTCAACGGTTGGGTTGTTTTTGCTGCGCTCGCGCCGAGTGCCTATTTATGCCGGGTTTATGGCGATAATACTGGCGTTAGCGGTTCTGACCATACAGGGTGTTACTCGTCCGGCGGTAAACGGCGAGTTGGTATTCGAGAAAGAGTCTGCCGACAATTACATTCAAGTGGTAAAACGCCCGGTTGGCGACGGTACTTACCGCTTTGATTTGGTTCTGAACGAGGGCAGGGCGGTTCACAGCATATATTATCAAGACCCTAACCGTATTCTTACGGGCGGTCCTTGGGATTACTACATGATTTCGCCTTTCTTTAATAAAGATATTAAAGAAGCGGATATCAAAAGGTCTATGCTCATTGGTCTTGGCGCGGGTACCGTTTCAAAGCAGTTAACTCGTGCCTATGGCTCAAATATCCAAATTGAGGGAATTGAGGTTGACCCTGAGATTATTGAGGTAGGGCGCAAGTATTTTGATATGAATGAGCCTAACCTCAAAGCTATTGCCGATGATGGGCGCTATTACCTGATTACCAGCAAAGAAAAATATGACATTATCGGAATGGATGCCTACAAGCAGCCTTATATTCCCTTCCATCTGACTACTCAGGAATTTTTCAAGCAGGTGCGCGACCACCTTACTCCCACGGGAGTAGCAGTGGTAAACGCTGGAGCGCCTGAATACGCAGATGGCAAACGCGATTACCGTTTGGTTGAGGCGCTGGCAAGTACCATGAAAACGGTCTATCCGAATGTATATCTGGTGAATGTGGATGGTTACTTTAACACTATGGTAATCGGCACTAACCAACCCACTTCTATTGATAATTTCAGAGAAAATATTACCAAGTATGTTTCTAACGACCTTATCAAAACGGTAGGCACTACTGCGTTGGAAAAAGGTAATATCCGCGAGTGGAATAAAGCAGATGCTTTTTTCACGGATGACCTTGCGCCGGTTGAGCGCGTGATTGATACGATTATCCTAGATTATGCGCTGGGCGGAGGTAAGTAA
- a CDS encoding fused MFS/spermidine synthase, whose translation MSAVSLEREPAKVPAMRVPLLLTIVFVCGMSVMAIQMCASRLIAPFFGTSLIIWANLIGFTMIFLAAGYYLGGRIADKYPQPAVLYRLIAIAAVFTALIPALSSPLMDVVGSTFKSANGGMFFGSLFSILLLFAIPLVLLGCVSPFAVRLRVAQIGSAGKTAGGISSLNTLGSIIGTFIPVLLLIPSIGTRLTLYIFAFALLAFSLVGLYLAQKNWK comes from the coding sequence ATGAGTGCAGTTAGCCTTGAAAGAGAACCCGCTAAAGTTCCAGCAATGCGCGTCCCGTTGCTGCTTACAATTGTATTTGTATGTGGCATGTCGGTAATGGCGATACAGATGTGCGCCAGCCGATTAATTGCCCCTTTCTTCGGCACTTCCTTGATTATTTGGGCAAATTTAATCGGTTTTACCATGATATTTCTGGCAGCAGGCTATTATCTGGGTGGTCGCATTGCCGACAAATACCCTCAACCTGCGGTATTGTATCGGCTTATTGCGATAGCCGCTGTTTTTACCGCCTTAATACCTGCCCTTTCTTCACCGCTTATGGATGTGGTGGGTAGCACATTTAAAAGCGCAAACGGTGGAATGTTCTTCGGGTCGCTTTTCAGCATATTGCTCTTGTTTGCAATACCATTGGTGTTGTTAGGTTGTGTATCACCCTTTGCGGTAAGATTACGGGTAGCGCAGATCGGCTCTGCCGGTAAAACCGCCGGAGGGATTTCTTCATTAAACACGCTGGGGAGTATCATCGGCACATTTATACCGGTGCTGTTACTGATTCCCTCTATCGGTACACGCCTTACCCTGTATATTTTCGCCTTTGCCTTGCTGGCTTTCTCGCTGGTGGGGTTGTATTTAGCGCAAAAGAACTGGAAGTAA
- a CDS encoding FadR/GntR family transcriptional regulator has product MSNDFALPNYYTMQVNGSTPKEEHKKRTKLQFETLKVPRASELVAEKLRSIILSGVVVEGQNLPPEKDLVSQLGVSRATLREALRMLETEGLISTKTGPKGGATVRRPGSANLTRSLALLLQLEETPFQMLLETRRMLQPICAELAAQRISSDELQGLQMALEMMRHNLDDIPNYLEAQLRFHLGIISAAHNDVLRLYTTSVGEIITAQTARIGLSEAERRTGLKAAESILAAIEAHDGALAARRVEAHLRAFETILHREK; this is encoded by the coding sequence TTGAGTAACGATTTTGCTTTGCCCAATTATTACACCATGCAAGTAAATGGTTCTACACCGAAAGAAGAACACAAGAAGCGTACTAAGTTACAATTTGAGACCCTTAAAGTGCCGCGTGCCAGCGAACTGGTAGCAGAAAAATTGCGTTCAATCATTCTATCTGGGGTTGTCGTTGAAGGTCAGAATTTGCCGCCGGAAAAAGACCTAGTTTCCCAATTAGGGGTAAGCCGTGCCACTCTACGCGAAGCTTTGCGGATGCTAGAAACCGAAGGGTTAATCAGCACCAAAACCGGTCCCAAAGGTGGTGCAACGGTGCGTAGACCCGGTTCGGCAAATCTCACCCGTTCGTTGGCATTGCTATTACAATTGGAAGAAACTCCCTTCCAAATGTTACTTGAAACACGCCGAATGCTGCAACCGATTTGCGCCGAATTGGCAGCGCAGAGAATCTCCTCTGATGAATTGCAAGGCTTGCAAATGGCTCTGGAGATGATGCGGCACAATCTTGATGACATCCCGAATTACCTTGAAGCCCAGTTACGCTTTCATCTTGGTATAATCTCAGCCGCCCATAATGATGTACTCAGGCTTTACACCACTTCAGTTGGTGAAATAATTACCGCTCAAACTGCCCGGATTGGTTTGAGTGAGGCAGAACGCCGTACCGGTTTGAAAGCTGCGGAAAGTATTCTGGCAGCAATTGAGGCACATGACGGCGCACTTGCGGCACGGCGGGTTGAAGCCCATCTGCGGGCTTTTGAAACAATTCTACATAGGGAAAAATAA
- a CDS encoding acyl-ACP desaturase, protein MVFSGLYDKLERARWNMNDIPLDQIDKSKVDAEMLHDVKHVCLTELGSIPATRMFMRDFADDMDFQRFINVWSFEEGKHSLILERWLNANGVELEPEQVQKINLEFEPAPWIETLTMHFLGEQRLGMWYSSFAGIGKNAAEKFLQEPVLRKIFTQLSADEWRHAGCYFVYLKNTVAKTPEYLQNIARMMLWMLRSKYRHPTNITDPSVVDQLEDPNYFRHMVDRYTTSVGEKAMEKRVLSSFSILTGIQIETQKDVIKFLRNKFGQKSLEEVPS, encoded by the coding sequence GTGGTTTTTTCAGGTTTGTATGATAAGTTAGAACGCGCCCGGTGGAATATGAATGATATTCCACTTGACCAGATAGATAAAAGTAAAGTTGACGCTGAAATGCTGCATGATGTCAAGCACGTTTGCCTGACTGAACTCGGCTCAATTCCCGCCACTCGCATGTTTATGCGTGATTTTGCCGATGATATGGATTTTCAGCGTTTCATTAATGTATGGAGTTTTGAAGAAGGTAAACACAGCCTTATTCTGGAACGCTGGTTGAATGCGAACGGGGTTGAGCTTGAACCTGAGCAAGTGCAAAAGATTAACCTTGAATTTGAGCCTGCTCCGTGGATTGAGACTTTGACGATGCACTTTTTGGGCGAACAGCGTTTAGGTATGTGGTATTCCTCTTTTGCGGGGATTGGCAAGAACGCTGCCGAAAAGTTTTTGCAAGAGCCGGTATTGCGCAAAATTTTTACCCAGTTGTCGGCGGACGAATGGCGACATGCCGGTTGCTATTTTGTTTATCTCAAGAATACCGTTGCAAAAACTCCTGAATATCTGCAAAACATCGCCCGCATGATGCTGTGGATGTTGCGTAGCAAATATCGCCATCCCACCAATATCACCGATCCTTCAGTGGTTGACCAGTTGGAAGACCCTAACTATTTCAGACATATGGTTGATCGCTACACTACTTCAGTGGGAGAGAAGGCGATGGAAAAGCGCGTTTTGAGCAGCTTTTCAATACTTACCGGAATACAAATTGAAACACAGAAGGATGTTATAAAATTTCTGCGCAATAAATTTGGTCAGAAATCCTTGGAGGAAGTACCTTCCTAA
- a CDS encoding acyl-CoA dehydrogenase family protein yields MDFNLPEELIELKKSVREFVGNELLPIQQQVEKEDKIPDEVLKKMASLGYFGFPFPEKYGGVEIGYLGYCLALEELGRANAAYSNIIGAHTSIGSSSIYYGGNEAQKQKYLIPLAEGKKLAAFGLTEPGAGSDAAGIRTTAYKKGDHYYINGQKIWITNGPYADVVVVYASTDKTLGPKGVSAFIVEKNFPGFVVGKTDEKMGLKGSHTCTLYFEDCEVPEENRIGPEGTGFYTAMKTLDGGRITLAAGAVGAAQALLDLSVKHATERVQFGKPIGANQAIQWMLADMEVEIHAARLMTYHAAWKLDNGQRVSHEAAMVKVYASEMANRVADKALQIHGGLGYMQEYSIERAYRDARILRIYEGTSEVQRMIIAEDLLKAVRKD; encoded by the coding sequence ATGGATTTTAATTTGCCAGAAGAACTGATTGAATTAAAGAAAAGCGTGCGGGAGTTCGTAGGAAACGAACTTTTACCGATCCAGCAACAGGTTGAGAAAGAAGATAAAATTCCAGATGAGGTGCTAAAGAAAATGGCATCCCTGGGATATTTCGGCTTTCCTTTCCCAGAAAAATACGGTGGCGTAGAGATTGGCTATTTGGGCTATTGCCTTGCATTGGAAGAACTAGGGCGTGCTAATGCTGCTTATAGCAATATAATCGGCGCACATACCAGCATAGGTTCTAGCAGCATTTATTACGGTGGGAATGAAGCTCAAAAACAAAAATATCTGATACCACTGGCGGAAGGCAAAAAGTTGGCAGCCTTCGGTTTGACCGAACCCGGCGCTGGCAGCGATGCCGCCGGTATTCGCACTACCGCCTACAAGAAGGGCGACCATTATTATATAAACGGTCAGAAAATCTGGATTACCAACGGACCTTATGCCGATGTAGTGGTGGTATATGCCTCAACTGATAAGACCCTTGGTCCCAAAGGTGTCAGCGCCTTTATCGTAGAGAAAAACTTCCCCGGCTTTGTGGTGGGCAAAACCGACGAAAAGATGGGCTTGAAGGGTAGTCATACCTGTACCCTTTATTTTGAGGATTGCGAAGTGCCGGAGGAAAACCGCATAGGTCCTGAAGGTACAGGCTTTTACACCGCCATGAAAACTCTGGACGGTGGGCGCATTACTCTGGCGGCTGGTGCAGTAGGGGCGGCACAGGCGTTGCTCGATTTGTCGGTTAAACATGCAACCGAGCGTGTCCAATTTGGCAAACCTATCGGTGCAAATCAGGCAATTCAATGGATGCTGGCAGATATGGAAGTAGAAATACATGCAGCACGACTTATGACTTACCATGCGGCGTGGAAACTGGATAACGGGCAGCGGGTGAGCCATGAGGCGGCAATGGTCAAGGTGTATGCCAGTGAAATGGCAAATCGTGTAGCAGACAAAGCCTTGCAAATTCATGGCGGTTTGGGCTACATGCAAGAATATTCGATTGAGCGTGCCTATCGCGATGCTCGTATTTTGCGCATCTATGAAGGCACCAGCGAAGTGCAGCGTATGATTATCGCGGAGGACTTGCTAAAAGCAGTTCGGAAGGATTAA
- a CDS encoding long-chain-fatty-acid--CoA ligase, whose translation MLRPWLKAYELGVPPDLPLPNRTLGELLRDTAAKFPDKAAIYFYGNSLTYREVDMLANRFASGLVDIGVKPGDKVALHLPNCPQFVVAYYGALRAGAIIVPCNPTYVERELEQQLNDSGAQVIVTLTMFFNRIKAIRSRTALQRIIVGNIKDYFPPRLKALFTLLKEKKGGHRVAYKGHEVYGWLDFLEAYTPVAPEISLDPDDVAVFGYTGGTTGVPKAAMLTHRNLITNAEMCHVWSGSRPEGSDVCLSVIPFFHSYGMTVGLNSSVALGTAMVLLPKFELIEVLKAIAHYRPTLFPGVPAMYIALLNAKHLIAYNLNSVEICLSGASPLHADVQSRFEAVTGAKLVEGFGMTECSPVSHSIPIFGKRMAGSIGVPLPGMDSKIMDLETGETELAPGEIGELVIKGPTVMKGYYNRPDETARTLRNGWLYTGDIAKMDEDGFFYIVDRKKDMILSNGFNVYPRDVEEVLFTHPAVKEAVVIGAPNERGDTTVKAFVILRDGMVATSEEIIEFCRLNLARYKAPRVVEFRDSLPKTLIGKPLRRVLVEEEKQKLAAKHALEEAQPHIPIPHTKKIRLPLPKIGLPLKFGRGIIH comes from the coding sequence CTGCTGCGACCATGGCTTAAAGCCTACGAACTAGGCGTACCGCCCGACTTACCTTTACCCAATCGAACCCTCGGCGAATTACTGCGAGATACTGCCGCCAAATTCCCTGATAAAGCTGCCATCTACTTCTACGGTAACAGCCTGACCTATAGGGAAGTAGATATGCTGGCAAACCGTTTTGCGTCCGGTCTGGTGGATATTGGGGTTAAGCCGGGCGATAAAGTAGCGTTACATCTGCCTAATTGCCCTCAATTTGTAGTTGCCTATTACGGGGCGTTACGAGCAGGCGCAATAATAGTTCCCTGTAACCCGACCTACGTTGAGCGCGAGCTAGAGCAGCAATTAAACGATAGCGGCGCACAAGTAATAGTAACCTTAACCATGTTTTTTAACCGGATTAAGGCGATTCGCTCCCGCACCGCTCTTCAGCGGATTATCGTGGGCAATATCAAGGATTATTTTCCGCCACGTCTGAAAGCGCTTTTTACTTTATTAAAAGAGAAAAAGGGTGGTCATAGGGTTGCTTACAAGGGGCATGAGGTTTATGGCTGGCTGGATTTTCTTGAAGCTTACACCCCTGTTGCGCCTGAAATTAGCCTTGACCCCGATGATGTAGCAGTTTTTGGTTATACCGGAGGTACTACGGGTGTTCCTAAAGCGGCGATGTTGACTCACCGCAACCTTATCACCAATGCCGAGATGTGCCATGTATGGAGTGGTTCAAGACCGGAAGGCTCGGATGTTTGCCTGTCGGTAATCCCCTTTTTCCATTCATATGGCATGACAGTGGGGCTGAATAGTAGCGTAGCGCTTGGCACTGCGATGGTTTTGCTGCCTAAGTTTGAGCTTATCGAAGTTTTGAAAGCGATCGCACACTATCGCCCCACCCTATTTCCGGGCGTTCCGGCAATGTATATCGCCCTGTTAAATGCTAAACACTTGATAGCCTACAACCTCAATTCCGTAGAAATTTGTTTGAGCGGCGCTTCTCCTCTCCACGCGGATGTTCAGAGTCGTTTTGAAGCGGTAACAGGCGCGAAATTGGTAGAAGGTTTTGGCATGACTGAATGTTCTCCGGTTAGCCACAGCATCCCAATTTTTGGCAAGCGTATGGCGGGCAGTATTGGTGTGCCTCTGCCGGGTATGGATTCCAAAATTATGGATCTTGAAACGGGGGAAACTGAGTTAGCGCCCGGTGAAATCGGTGAATTGGTAATCAAGGGACCCACTGTGATGAAGGGCTATTACAACCGCCCAGATGAAACTGCTCGGACTTTGCGCAATGGCTGGCTTTATACCGGCGATATTGCCAAAATGGACGAAGACGGTTTCTTCTATATCGTGGATCGCAAGAAGGATATGATTTTAAGCAATGGTTTTAACGTGTATCCACGTGATGTTGAAGAGGTATTGTTTACCCATCCTGCTGTCAAAGAAGCGGTGGTAATCGGCGCGCCCAATGAACGTGGCGACACTACCGTGAAAGCTTTCGTGATTTTACGGGACGGGATGGTGGCTACTTCAGAAGAAATTATCGAGTTCTGCCGCTTGAATTTGGCGCGGTATAAAGCCCCACGTGTGGTTGAATTTCGCGATTCTTTGCCCAAAACCCTAATCGGCAAACCGCTACGGCGGGTGCTGGTAGAAGAGGAAAAGCAAAAACTGGCAGCGAAACATGCCTTGGAAGAAGCTCAACCGCATATTCCAATCCCTCATACAAAAAAGATTCGGCTACCGCTGCCAAAAATCGGCTTGCCGCTCAAGTTTGGTCGCGGCATTATACATTGA
- a CDS encoding HD domain-containing protein, with product MFDIDIKTLEEIEKTLGEQDILTKDEPEMKVSLKEEDREEAIPTEIPTADVEVTPETTHKSLARITVPVRHNDKLTAILERVNQDIELQTMWRCANINAVDRLGISDHGRVHVQIVANIGLKMLRLLHEAGVVPSIVQHHNLSFEDAEVVVVLGALLHDIGICVHREEHEHHSLWLADRKMIELLDGIYDIEQRTIVKSEVLHAIIAHARSQKCLTIEAGVVKVADALDMAKGRSRIPFEAGHINIHSASAYAIQSVELKAGVEKPIHIQVNMSNSAGIFQIDELLKKKIQNSSIKDYLELVASIGAETEEKLIPVYHM from the coding sequence TTGTTTGACATAGACATAAAAACGCTGGAGGAAATTGAAAAAACCCTCGGCGAACAGGACATCCTTACCAAAGATGAGCCTGAAATGAAAGTAAGTTTGAAGGAAGAAGATCGTGAAGAGGCTATTCCCACTGAAATCCCAACCGCCGATGTGGAAGTTACGCCTGAAACTACCCATAAATCGCTGGCGCGAATCACTGTACCGGTGCGGCACAATGATAAGTTGACGGCTATTCTTGAGCGGGTCAATCAGGATATTGAGCTACAGACGATGTGGCGGTGTGCCAATATCAATGCGGTTGATCGGCTTGGTATTAGTGATCATGGGCGTGTACATGTGCAGATAGTGGCGAATATTGGTCTTAAGATGTTGCGTTTGTTGCACGAAGCGGGGGTTGTACCTAGTATCGTTCAGCATCACAATCTGAGTTTTGAAGATGCGGAAGTGGTGGTGGTGCTAGGCGCTTTGCTACACGATATCGGTATCTGTGTGCATCGGGAAGAGCATGAGCATCATAGTTTGTGGCTTGCCGATCGCAAAATGATCGAATTGCTGGATGGAATTTACGATATTGAACAGCGTACCATCGTTAAATCGGAAGTACTACATGCCATAATTGCCCATGCGCGTAGCCAGAAATGCCTGACTATCGAAGCGGGAGTGGTGAAAGTAGCGGATGCACTGGATATGGCGAAAGGACGCTCACGGATACCCTTCGAGGCAGGACACATCAATATTCATTCCGCTTCGGCGTACGCTATCCAAAGCGTTGAGCTAAAAGCCGGTGTAGAAAAGCCGATTCACATTCAGGTGAACATGAGCAATTCCGCCGGTATTTTCCAGATTGACGAATTGCTCAAGAAAAAAATCCAGAATAGCAGCATCAAGGACTATCTGGAACTCGTTGCCAGTATCGGCGCTGAAACCGAAGAGAAGCTAATCCCGGTTTACCACATGTAA
- a CDS encoding alpha/beta hydrolase family protein: protein MIEKLGSVFDEVSFVTLTALMQVQRHKLHHQSCKPEELAKLAAWSGVSEEILFPEPEMPVISRKISKRPPQLFAVGVEYQLEQLSFTSPMPTGNPSNDIVKAWWLYQPGREKAPTIVFAHGWMAYDPHIWLRLPIGWVELLGYNVLMLELPFHMSRTPPGAQSGEMSITADLTAGFEGARQAVADIRAIIKWLRGRGIKQIGLLGKSLGGLMSGLVLVAEPSISCGVLIIPAVSASASLWHSTYTRLVRKDLEKLGISEAQTEEALAAINPANHKPAIDSQRILIIEAIADRACPVSETEKLAQQWSAMITRIPLGHMSAGFTSDGRRAAREFFLKWLAG, encoded by the coding sequence ATGATAGAAAAACTAGGATCAGTTTTTGACGAAGTTAGTTTCGTAACCCTTACAGCCCTGATGCAAGTACAACGACACAAGTTGCACCATCAAAGTTGTAAGCCCGAAGAATTGGCTAAGCTCGCCGCATGGAGCGGAGTCTCAGAAGAAATTCTATTTCCTGAGCCGGAAATGCCGGTTATTAGCCGAAAAATTAGCAAGCGCCCTCCCCAGTTATTTGCGGTAGGAGTTGAATATCAGTTAGAGCAACTCAGTTTCACTAGCCCAATGCCTACGGGAAACCCATCAAATGATATTGTAAAGGCATGGTGGTTATATCAGCCCGGCAGAGAGAAAGCGCCCACTATTGTCTTCGCGCATGGCTGGATGGCTTACGATCCCCATATATGGTTGCGTCTACCCATAGGATGGGTCGAACTGCTTGGCTATAACGTGTTAATGCTGGAACTGCCTTTCCATATGAGCCGCACCCCACCCGGCGCACAAAGCGGTGAAATGAGTATAACCGCCGACCTAACGGCAGGGTTTGAAGGGGCGCGACAGGCAGTTGCCGACATTCGCGCTATCATCAAATGGCTAAGAGGGCGGGGAATTAAGCAGATTGGCTTGCTTGGCAAGAGTCTGGGCGGGTTAATGAGCGGTTTGGTACTTGTGGCAGAACCGTCCATTAGTTGTGGGGTATTGATTATCCCGGCAGTTAGCGCCAGCGCCTCGCTCTGGCACAGCACCTACACCCGGTTGGTGCGTAAAGACCTAGAAAAGTTGGGTATTTCGGAAGCACAAACCGAAGAAGCGCTGGCAGCAATTAACCCCGCCAATCATAAACCTGCTATTGATTCACAGCGCATCTTGATTATTGAGGCTATTGCCGACCGAGCTTGTCCGGTTTCCGAAACCGAAAAGCTGGCGCAACAATGGAGTGCAATGATTACCCGCATACCGCTTGGGCATATGAGCGCAGGCTTCACGAGCGATGGCAGACGCGCCGCCCGCGAATTCTTCCTCAAGTGGTTGGCTGGATGA
- a CDS encoding GNAT family N-acetyltransferase: MPTPLTYRLRAAELDDLPLCLEIDSGYVTTHVWQMTENFNDHTDYQEEAESQPSKARSQLVGKPDKRQLPSYKVEFVPSRLPRPLAMPSPWSDQYLLSEWKRTDFLLVAEAYDPEHSPQTGTEQTHKELIGYVGLTVDGPRHIAWVTSASIQMEYRRRGIGTALFTEARRWADRYRLRSIMVELQTKNYPAIAFCQQHGFFFCGYNSSYYANREIALFFAVRLEKPR; the protein is encoded by the coding sequence ATGCCTACACCGCTAACTTATCGGCTACGCGCCGCCGAACTGGATGACCTACCTTTATGCCTCGAAATTGACAGCGGCTACGTTACTACCCATGTCTGGCAGATGACGGAAAATTTTAACGACCATACTGATTATCAGGAAGAAGCTGAGTCACAACCCTCCAAAGCCCGTTCCCAGTTGGTCGGTAAACCTGATAAGCGTCAATTACCTTCTTACAAAGTTGAGTTTGTGCCGAGTCGCTTGCCGCGACCGCTGGCAATGCCTTCTCCGTGGAGCGACCAATATCTGCTGAGTGAGTGGAAGCGCACCGATTTTCTGCTGGTGGCAGAAGCCTATGACCCAGAACATTCGCCCCAAACAGGCACAGAACAAACCCATAAAGAGTTAATCGGCTATGTAGGTTTGACGGTGGATGGACCACGCCATATCGCGTGGGTTACCAGCGCCAGTATTCAAATGGAGTACCGTCGCCGCGGTATTGGAACTGCCCTTTTCACCGAAGCACGCCGTTGGGCTGATCGTTATCGCTTGCGTTCGATAATGGTGGAGCTTCAAACCAAAAACTACCCGGCAATTGCTTTTTGCCAACAACATGGCTTTTTCTTTTGCGGTTACAATAGCTCATACTATGCTAACCGTGAAATTGCTTTATTCTTCGCAGTAAGACTTGAAAAACCCCGTTAG